From Acidipropionibacterium acidipropionici, one genomic window encodes:
- a CDS encoding potassium channel family protein, with amino-acid sequence MSEETQAAAESTRTIKRTTLVNLPFKTHSPMAELGRRAGLALLLMVISTIIVYVDRGSYIDNVAHDGVSFIDALYYSTVTVTTTGYGDITPLTPHARLISAVVITPLRIAFLVLLVGATLEVLATEGRRSMRDAGWRRNMRNHTVVIGYGTKGRSAITTLRSHDIPSDRIVVIDARAAAVAEANRNGLAAFEGDATRRELLRRAEIGKAREVIITLPRDDTAILTTLTVRQLNARCHIVVAGREEENLPLLRESGADSVVTSADAVGRLLGLSSVNPHVGEVVDDLLSSAHGMEVIQRRVSADEVGARPDDIVNERVLAVIRNDTLLNFYDPNLERLATGDQIVVVRRALTRRPRFPASPQS; translated from the coding sequence ATGTCCGAGGAGACCCAGGCGGCCGCGGAGAGCACCAGGACCATCAAGCGGACGACCCTGGTCAACCTGCCTTTCAAGACCCACAGTCCGATGGCCGAGCTGGGCCGTCGGGCCGGCCTGGCGCTGCTGCTGATGGTGATCAGCACCATCATCGTCTACGTGGACCGGGGCTCCTACATCGACAACGTCGCCCACGACGGGGTGTCCTTCATCGACGCCCTGTATTACTCGACGGTGACCGTCACCACCACCGGGTACGGAGACATCACCCCGCTGACCCCGCACGCCAGACTCATCAGCGCCGTCGTCATCACCCCGTTGAGGATCGCCTTCCTGGTGCTGTTGGTGGGCGCCACCCTGGAGGTCCTGGCCACCGAGGGGCGGCGCAGCATGCGCGACGCCGGCTGGAGGAGAAATATGCGCAATCACACCGTCGTCATCGGATACGGGACCAAGGGCCGAAGCGCCATCACCACCCTGCGCAGCCACGACATCCCCTCCGACCGGATCGTCGTCATCGACGCCAGGGCGGCGGCGGTGGCCGAGGCCAACCGCAACGGGCTGGCCGCCTTCGAGGGGGACGCCACCCGCCGCGAACTGCTGCGCCGCGCCGAGATCGGCAAGGCCCGCGAGGTCATCATCACCCTGCCCCGCGACGACACCGCAATCCTCACCACCCTCACCGTCCGCCAGCTCAACGCCCGCTGCCACATCGTGGTGGCCGGCCGCGAGGAGGAGAACCTGCCGCTGCTTCGCGAGTCGGGGGCCGACTCGGTGGTCACCTCCGCCGACGCGGTGGGCCGTCTGCTCGGCCTGTCCTCGGTGAACCCGCATGTCGGCGAGGTGGTCGACGACCTGCTGTCCAGCGCCCACGGCATGGAGGTGATCCAGCGCCGGGTCAGCGCCGACGAGGTCGGCGCCCGCCCCGACGACATCGTCAACGAGCGGGTTCTGGCGGTGATCCGCAACGACACCCTGCTGAACTTCTACGACCCGAACCTCGAACGGCTCGCCACCGGGGACCAGATCGTGGTGGTACGCCGAGCGCTGACCCGGCGTCCACGCTTCCCGGCATCTCCGCAGAGCTGA